Sequence from the Temnothorax longispinosus isolate EJ_2023e chromosome 6, Tlon_JGU_v1, whole genome shotgun sequence genome:
CTTCGAAGATCATGCAACAGTTAGAACCTTGACGTGTCTCCCGCTCCTTTCGCGACCGTCGTGTTGCATTGCGTTATACAGGTCGTAAAACCGCTCGTAAATTACTCGATGtcctatattttaaataaaccttCAAGATCacgtagaattttttaatggaattcCATAATTTCTGTCCGCAAAGTTGCACGAGAAAGTTTATTTAGATCGTCGCGTACGTAAAAAGTACGTTTTTACGCGCAGTTTATAACTGCGCTTCGGTCATGCGAATGCCCGAAAAGTCGGTTAGGGTCAATTCAAGCAGATTGGAGGACGCGTGGATGGAGTGGCGTAAACTTATTATTATCTCGATATCAGCGAAGTCGACACACTTGGCGCGggataaaaaaacataaatgtaGTGGCCCCGAAAGTTTGATGAATTATCGATGATACTTGAAAAAGTTTCCATGCGAGAAAGATTGAGTAATCCGTTAACTTAGGTTCTTCGTTTGAAGGATCGAGTAACCTTGGAAAGGTCAAGAAGCAGACGACAACTTTCGCGAAGTGACGGAAACGgccttaaatataaaaaaaaaaaaaaaacgtaaaacttGGAGCGACTTAGAGGCAACTGAAAGTATATCAATGTTCTAGATCAATCGCTTTAATAAATGGAGAAGTCGTCGGATCTTGACGTGGCTCATCAATTACAAAGTTAAAGTGCGTGCCAAACaaacgttatttaattatcttttccataaagaaatctttttaattttttaattgcaaagatAATtaactgtgtgtgtgtgtgagtatCAGAAACAATACTTAAACTCCTAAATTACTCCTAAAACTGTTTGCCTagttcttacaattagtgatatatgtatttgtcaCAATGGCAAAAACGTTCGGATGGATACGGGGAAATCCCTTGGTATGTATGCAAATAAGATACTTCCTGACGCATATCTACATATAGCTCGAAATTCcatgcattatattattaaccgGATATTTTGCTATACGTGCTGGACTTTGGACCCCGCTATAACAGGCATACTGTTCAAAGTCTAAACCTAGACCACGTGGACTTTGAATATGTCCCGGTCCAAAAATGTTTcccacaaaaaaataattacctgTGCAATTAGGAATGTGACTTTTCGGAGAAAAACATCGCAAATAAATTTCGTATTATTCTAGTTCAATGTATGTGTTTATGAAAAACTTTTCCAACGCGTTTAAAATGCCATGTACAAACTACCTTGATAATGAAAGGAttgtatgaataaatatattatacatgaatatatttattacacaatagttttttatagatttgtctgtaaaaattaatcggttttttattgaaatcttTCTCAGAGATTCTTTATtgaaatctttcttttattcaagtatttgattagttaataattttttatgcattaaattacacatttatagcccataaatatttcttgaaacGCAAGTGTCATCAGATTCTACGCGATTACATTCTCCTGAAAAATATTCTGAAGAAAATGACAAGTACATTTAATTGTTATCTACTAGTACAATAAAACATCAATTATTCGACACATCAATTATGCGAACGCATACAAATagaaattcttaatttacGTTAAAactatatgttattatatttatattatttttaaaaatatttcacttcTTTCCTAAAAGTTTTATGCGAGTAATTGATAACAAATGCATTATCTCTCTCGAATAATCGGCCTCTCATTGCTGccgtataataaattttttcgtaataatttCTCTCGTAAATTGAGATCAATTACTACCGAGCCTTATGCTATCTAGGCACAATTCCATCTTGTCTGCCAGTCATTCGGAAGAACCGCGTGTTGACGTTCGTGAAGATGTAGGGCGCGTTTTCCGTAGGACAGAGCACCTTCTCCAATATTTGGGGCAGTCCCTTTTCCGTTTTATTTCCGACCGGTTCCAGCATGTTGTTCCACAAAAGATTAGCACCTGAAAATAGACCAGAAGCGAATTTATATCACGCGGAAGAAGCGAGAATTTATACTCTTTGCGCatgttttattctattttatttccgtGAAAAAACGATAATATCGCCAACAGTAGCTGGTATGACGTTTTCTTTCACCATGACTCTTGTTGACACCGTCTAAGAGGCGTTTAATGATATTTCTTAACCATCCACGCTCGTTAATGAACGCGCGCTCGCATTTACAACAAGCCAGCTGCGAGGGAttgatgattattttattgtccGTGACGGTGTTCAAATGATTCATTTACTTTTAACTGAATCgctgaataattattaacgaaTTGATCTTAGCGCAAATAGAATTGTTATATAATGGCAAGTTAACTTTGAAATGTCATCTTCGTATTATAATATCCAAATGCATTTATGaatatgaatatgaatatgaatatgaatatgaatatgaatatgaatatgaatatgaatatGAATTCATAtatacactgttggaaaatttgtgttaaatataacataaatcacatgtccaaaatggtccactcaaatttttgtgttaatttaacataatatggatgtgttaagTAGGACGGtgatattatgttaaaatatttcaacagaaaggaaatgtaattctgatcgtaatttgaagttaattatgtgtacaattaacataacttttatgttgaagttgagattgtaagataaaatcaatactctatctctgtaaatttttattcctacttttatagagtaaaatcaacattctttttctgtaaattttaacacatttaataaatacgttcaaattgtgttactttaacatattttttaagttattttaattattttacattttgaatttgtaaaattcaattaacatagcaggcacatgttaaatctacacacgtatgtgttgattattttacacaaaaattttaacaagaacTTTTTTTAACACACAGGACCTCTGTTTTCAACAGTGTacgaatatatgaatataaacgTGTCTAACAAAGTTAACAGCATATATATTGTACtcgtatttaatatgtatataaagtcCTGAGgttaaacacattttttatacattgtgTTTACGTAATGATTTACCAtttcgtattaattttttgagcataaataaataattatttagaacaCAAATGATATAACTATTTAGGGGTTGGAGCTAGTTTAATTGAATATGATTAAAATCCATACatctttttgaaaactttatgagtaatgaataatataaggaaataataattaaacgtaaatGATCAAGTCGATGCActgatgttattatataatgtctatcttagaaattttttttaatttgcatgaaatagaaaaaattccaagttttaaataatgtataaagttagaaatttttacaatctgTACTGCtattaactttaataatagAGTATTTTGGTTGTATTAATAacgcagtttaaaaaaaaataccagAACGAGACtaattatttcttctctctctctctctctctctctctctctcacacacacacacacacacacacacacacacacacacacacacacacacgcacgcacgcacgcacgcacgcacgcacgcacgcacgcacgcacgcacgcacgcacgcacgcacgcacgcacgcacgcacgcacgcacacacacacgcacgcacgcacgcacgcacgcacgcacgcacgcacgcacgcacgcacgcacgcacgcacgcacgcacgcacgcacacacacacacacacacacacacacacacacacattacaTTACGAACGTACGCGCCAAGGTACGCGCACACAAAATTCCCTCGCCTAGTAAGGTGCAACCGTTTTAACATTACGGCATTTTTTCCGATGACGATAGGCGCTGTTCAGTCGATAAATGCCACAAATTTTATAACGTCATTCAGTTTAACTTATTGTTTCGCTGAAATAAGAACATgcgtttatatgtatattgtgaTAAAAGTTAATCATCCCTTACCGAGTGCATGTCCTTTCTGACTGAAGTGGAAACAGTCATATGTGACCAGACTGGAGTCGATCGGCGGAGCACGATGAGGATCTGCGTTAGGTgcattgaataatttaataaatggcTGCAACACTACGGTGAAGTCTGGAGAATTATCATATCTATAAAGCAAAATAACAATGTTTTTTCTAAGTTTGtgaatacatatattctatCAATACGAATCCCAGACAGcaccatgtccaaaatcgggacataagacgtctttcagacgtcttatgtcccgctTCTGGACAAGTGTGCTGTATGGGATGGATGTACAGTCGACGCTTCATATTCGTGGATCCGTTATTCGCGGTCGACATGTCTTGTGCCCAGAcattattcttctttattcGCGGTAGATATTTCAGTGTTCGCGGATATGCTATCGCGCTCTTTCACAATGCGTGCGCAGTGTTTTGTTTCAAAGGCAAGCAAAGTATTTAATAAGTAGAAAAGGCAGAATTTATTCAATATCTTTCCGTATGTACTGCTTCTGCACATCGTGTCGTGTCCCGTGAAGAATGATATCGGCAAAAGATAAAGCTGAACGCGTATTAAAAGGCAGAAATAAATGATGCCACGTAAAAGATATTGGCCACAAAAACAAGCTTTCCCACGATCTCTGTGAATTCTTTATAAGAAACGATCCGTCCATAGAAAGAAatcttatttgtaaaatagCGGAGGCAATGGATGATTAcacgaattattttaaaaagctgCAACGTGCAAAGCAAAATaagtagattttttaaaacaattaataactaaaattatttaaaattatatgttaaatatgttcatacataatattgcatattttatcattttaaataaaaaataacatttttctcttaaatttttttccttaatttaatttttcttggaACGTACATTTAACTATTTCATATTAGCAGTAATTGTCGAGTATGCAATGTAATCTCTACGAATAAACAGCGTCAACTGTAGATACAACGTATcgcaaatatatatgatttaaaaagtaagtatattaaacataataaaaaaacttctCTCAGGTACAATAAATtctgacaaaataaaaattaaaaaaattaatcttattgATTAAGTAAGATACATTTAATTACGTATTGAACATCAATTATACCTTCCTGAGTATACTAAAGTTTCAGCGGCTTGCTGATAGAGTCGTGACATTTTCGACGCTGCGATTTCTGGTTGACTACCCTTGTGCATGCAGGCGCAGTAGAGGGGATGCAATATATTGCACATAGTACTTCGCGTTACTCTAACAGAGACTGTGACatctgttaaaaaataattataaatataaccacatgagagtgaaaaattcaagtacatcgtaattaatatatatatgttgtaatgtattataagatcatgcattttttaagaTCTATaatttagagagagaaagagagaaaaagagagagagagagagagagagagagagagagagagagagaaagagagagaggagagagagcaTTAGCtattagaattagaaaacctggtaatattacaataataatgtatacgtTTTTTCTGCTTACgcctatataaaattagaaattactaataaaatattaaatcaccTATGGCTGGAACCAAATTGACTAGCGTGCGGGGTAGTGCGATCCTCAAGAAATCGAGCGTCCTTCGTAAATGCAAGATGTAACGCAACGGCGAGAATTGTTGCGGAGCGTAACATTGCGCCGAACAAATGTCGTTAGCCCCAAATAGGATCGTAATAAGCTGGAAATAcaagaaatatgaataattagaTTCAAGGGGGAGGGAGAATCAAGGTTTCTTTCCACCGAAAAGCGTACGTAGCGATAAAGAGATTAGCAAGGTTTATTACCTTCCAATGTTTCTTCACATTTATCTTCGGATTACTTTTAATTCTCTGCACCAGGATTCTCGCTTGGTGCAACGCATCCTCCGTAGCGGCGACTGGAAAGGCGATGTTCAGTTTCGCCGCGGTTGAGATAAACTCTCCCGTTCCGGTGGAATATCCTGTTAATTTGGGATTAAACACCTGCAACGATATGTCGTGATGATGAAGGATATCAGGTTTTTGTTACGCATGAAACATATCGTGCTAGAACAAAGAACGAACGTTTACTCTCGCAAAATTCTTTCACTCGGTCTCTGAATTCTGATGAGATGCGGTGAAAGACCGGTGTAACGCGTGAACAAGACGACCTTGagacattttttgatattacgTGCATAGTGTATACCTTTAAAACATTGGGAAGAGTGAAGAACCGCCTCCAATCCCCTTGGCCTCCGACGCACCAACTAACTCCGCGCGCCTCGATGAAGGTTCCTACCGCAAACTCCTCTAACGCGCCACTTCCGGCGACCAAGGAATCACCGAGACCACCGATCACATCGATGTCGCCCGGTCTCAATCGATGAACATTGTCTGGTATCGACAAGGACCTGTAATGCACGAGAAAAACGTTGGAATTATCCAGActtgtcatttatttaaactcatcatatttatcattaaacgCGATGATAAATCGTATTTATTgacaatatttattgataataagtaaaatttaaattgcagTATTTTTTAGCTTTATTTACGCTGAAAATATAAGTGTATGtagttgaatataaaaaatcgtaGATGTCaacgagaagaaaaagaaagaagtgagaaaaaaataaatgtggaattattatcaattttcaaGCATTAAAGCCTaggttcaaaagttattaattttaattgcagaGAGTTATACCTGCCAAAACGCACGTTGCAAGGGAACGGGACGTTGTCAGGAATTATAGGTTGTTTTCGTACGCCGCCATACCGTTCAGGATATGAGATTCCCATTTCATCAATTTTGTCCTAAAAATTAagcgatttaaataattcgcaCATCcgcatttattttacacatgtTCGAAGGTGTTCATATagactttattattatttagatgtAGCTATAAATATTTGCGCGTGGGCCACAATTATGCGGAATTGTTTCGGGACagaatgcaaaaattaatgtatgaTTTCGTCTACGATTAGTTAATCATatcttcttataaaatttgcgCGGCCGAACGGTCATAACGCATAAGATGTAATTTCTCCTTTGATGAAGTTAGTGCGCTTTAATGTCACTCCGACCACAATATCTAATTACGCGAGATTCGTATCTTCATTAAAGTGATATTCATCATTCAGATACTCGCTTCGGTAATCTGAGTTTGCGCAACTCGCGAATACGATTTACAGTttgattatatacataataatatatcgtaacTGTCACGATAACTTTAATTCTTGATAACAGTAGGTACAGTAGGAAGCATTTTTGTCATTAATTAGCTTGCTAAAGATAATATTCACCTTATTGATCGTTATCTGGAAGAAGATATgtaaaggaataaaaattaataaggaaTAACTACTGTAGATACGTGTACAGTATAAAAAcctaaagattttattttcatataattactgttattagtgaataattaaaattttgttgttaGTGACTAATgaccaattaaaattttgttaaattttcggAACTAAAATTGTTACGGAACCTAAAAATATTGTGATTGATGGAAGATGAGCAAAATTACTGTAACTGCAgatattttggaaatattcttgctaattgtaagttaaacATGCTTGATTCTGCAAATACTCTGcgcaaatatgtatttaatacattatttcagTTGTAAGAATATATCCTCGAGGCAATCTTTTCACCTGGgatttttttctgccagaGCATTTAAGCCGGTGTCGATTAGCGCATTTAGCATTCGACACGCGTGTACACTCTTGCTTTCTTCGGATTTGCATTccgccgcgtcgcgtcacgaCTTAAATACTGGCGTATGAATTTGTCGTGGTCATACCATCGGCCGAAAAAGGAACAACGTATTTAGAACTCTTTTAACTGTACAGTCGAATATGGTTTGTTTGTCAAGCTTTTAAAGCGCCAGTCTGTACtagtcattttttattattacacatgATACTTTGCCACGATGTCATTGCGATACATTTTAATCAGTttgtctttttaaaataattcattaaaaatacttattaattaaaaatacttttagcattaaaatttaagcgTTTAGCTTGACTTTACTCTGTGAATTTCTAATGCCTATTTCGTGTTGAATTTTCATGAAGGAAAGGCTAAAGTGGTACTTACGAAATGTCGAAGGACGGATTGGAAATTTTGGAAAGTGGTATAGAGAGTGCAATGTGTAGTATACTTATAGGAACTCAAATGTGTTTTAAAAAAACGGCCCTGAACACATCCGCCACGATAGGAGTTCTTTCCGCGGGTCACAAGGCCGACGAAAAGAAACGTTCCGGCCTTTCTCCGATTGCTCAGAATGCAaagcatttttcttttcgaatTGCGTCCGCACTTTCTGGTTTCACGTAACGTTAAACATCCTAGTATCGTAATTCATTCTTATTGGatcttttaacaataatttcaaaaCTTTACTACACTAGTAGTCGGACTGTATAATATCGCGTGTTACAGAACGCACAATGATTTTCGTACGTGATATAAAACTTTTGCACAGGTTTCCGTGGAATTGGCGCGTGAGAATTCTCTGTTTGGCATGAGATTAATAACGCATTCATATTTTACTCGTATCCGACGAAAATGTTTCCACGAATCTGGCGAGAAATTACAAAACGTCCACGTAAAACAAGGCTTGACTTTGACTCGCAAATCACGTGCGATTTCTCGTCTAGCACGGACGTACAGGGGACTTCCTGCATGCAAAACATTTTCGGTAatctttttgcaataaaaaaccCTCACCTGTCAGCCATTGCCGAAGCAAGTGCAGGACCGATAACTCTCACTTCCGCTCacatggaaattaatattatcgaaATAAGCTTCTCTCTTTGCGTGGCTTTGCTACGTGAATTTATATTCGCATATTTCCCCATTgcatataaataactttttatttgttcttatataatacaaaattatatgtatattaataaaaaaatacacgtgGTAAACGCAAAGAATGATTTGtaggaaaagaaaagtattAACAATGTGAATATCGAtctgaaattttaattctgcgcAATTTCAATAACAACTTACCCTTCCCCCTTGAAATACGCTGCGCAAAAAATCCATGAAGAGATCGCACTTGCCCGGATGGATGCCAGCGACGATCAGGAGCAAGGAAATGATTTCGACTCTCATAATTCTTGGCTATTGGCGAGCGTTTCAAAAATTGGCTACCAAAGAAAGTCCCCTTACAATTTTCTTCAGACTTTCCTGTGACTTCGAGTGATAATCATTCCATGTTGGAAGATCTTGTTCGGCCTTTGACTTGGTCGAACGAGACTTCCGCTCGCCATCGGCGCATTCCCTCCAATCCTACAATGCGAGCGTCTCTAATAGCTCTTCCGCGTCTCTGACTGAAGAGAACTGCAAACTTTGACGTACACGTACAGACCATTATTTACGCGTACATACCAGCggaaatatcatatttataaagcCGCGACCAGATTCTCGTTTATTTAACGGCGATCGCTCATCGTGACATAGAGAGTTGTTTAGCTAATCTCTGTTGTCTAGCCGTCTAGCATAATCCTTCGTGCGATAGACAATTTTCTGACCAATCTTCTCTCACTGTTAGATATAATagcaaaaaatttacaatctgCAGGTCTTTTTTCGCTTAAGATAAAGTGCAGTCTTGTCTGTATTTTTTCTAAGCAAAAGTCTACAACGAAACTGTGTTTAAtgtctttaattatattttaaaatatgattaaaaacgccaattaaaattttaaaaatttaattttttaataaatctataaaaatagagaaaatattaattttttcctgtacatattatttatgccGACAATAAGATTGGTTTGGAATGAACATTACGGCATGCAATGCGTTAAATTTAAAGACGACGTTAAATcggtaagataaaaaaagcatttcCTTTCgcaatgatattataatagtcGCGAGTCTCAATCCTTCGTAGCCTCATTAGCTTCGTTATCTATGAGAAAGTGAACGTCTTCCGGTATTTTGACTAAATTTGGTTTAGCCCTACATAAGCCGTTCGATTAAACGCACATTAAAttcacatttcttttttacgtcACATTTTGacttacataattaattatataatatatcgaaaATGACTGTTCTCTCGGGGGGGGAAGgagggaggaagaaagaaaccGCTGTCACTCAATTACTCGAACGAAATGTACGAACGGGAATGAACGACGAACAATATGTTTTCGCATAAttttacaaagatataaaaaccgAAAGAGTCGACAAAGACTTTGAAAGCGTCGCTTTACGGATCCCCTTTAAGAAACATAAGGCACACTTTCGCTGATGTCTAAGTTCGCGTTTCAGCCCCCTGGGCATTTTCATAAATCACTCTTCACGCCTTTAGAAAATGCAATTTGTCATTtgttatacacaaaaaaaagagtaGGAACAACATCATAAGAATATCGGGTTACGTATGTATACACAAGTACATACACGGGAAACTTTTTACTGTCACTAGAACACGCacatgcatttaaaaaatcatttccGCGaatcaaatgtaattaaaacttttctaACAATGTTGGTTAAGtatgtttttaataagtatatttt
This genomic interval carries:
- the LOC139815288 gene encoding phospholipase B1, membrane-associated isoform X1, which encodes MRVEIISLLLIVAGIHPGKCDLFMDFLRSVFQGGRDKIDEMGISYPERYGGVRKQPIIPDNVPFPCNVRFGRSLSIPDNVHRLRPGDIDVIGGLGDSLVAGSGALEEFAVGTFIEARGVSWCVGGQGDWRRFFTLPNVLKVFNPKLTGYSTGTGEFISTAAKLNIAFPVAATEDALHQARILVQRIKSNPKINVKKHWKLITILFGANDICSAQCYAPQQFSPLRYILHLRRTLDFLRIALPRTLVNLVPAIDVTVSVRVTRSTMCNILHPLYCACMHKGSQPEIAASKMSRLYQQAAETLVYSGRYDNSPDFTVVLQPFIKLFNAPNADPHRAPPIDSSLVTYDCFHFSQKGHALGANLLWNNMLEPVGNKTEKGLPQILEKVLCPTENAPYIFTNVNTRFFRMTGRQDGIVPR
- the LOC139815288 gene encoding phospholipase B1, membrane-associated isoform X2 — its product is MMRNKKSSESKDKIDEMGISYPERYGGVRKQPIIPDNVPFPCNVRFGRSLSIPDNVHRLRPGDIDVIGGLGDSLVAGSGALEEFAVGTFIEARGVSWCVGGQGDWRRFFTLPNVLKVFNPKLTGYSTGTGEFISTAAKLNIAFPVAATEDALHQARILVQRIKSNPKINVKKHWKLITILFGANDICSAQCYAPQQFSPLRYILHLRRTLDFLRIALPRTLVNLVPAIDVTVSVRVTRSTMCNILHPLYCACMHKGSQPEIAASKMSRLYQQAAETLVYSGRYDNSPDFTVVLQPFIKLFNAPNADPHRAPPIDSSLVTYDCFHFSQKGHALGANLLWNNMLEPVGNKTEKGLPQILEKVLCPTENAPYIFTNVNTRFFRMTGRQDGIVPR